One window of Myxocyprinus asiaticus isolate MX2 ecotype Aquarium Trade chromosome 4, UBuf_Myxa_2, whole genome shotgun sequence genomic DNA carries:
- the LOC127440173 gene encoding disabled homolog 2-like → MSQPPDAEPVTVVPAAPAEPTTEPTFPTTTAAAPTALATKASFWRERKKVSEKTDEFLLARFQGDGVRYKAKLIGVDDVPEAKGDKMSQDSMMKLKGMAIAARSQGKHKQRIWVNISLTGIKILDEKTGVIEHEHVVNKISFIARDVTDNRAFGYVCGAEGQHQFFAIKTAQQAESLVIDLKDLFQLIFNMKKKEEEAALKGDANGSMIKNGGDALLNLDGKENAVNTVDQMDLFGDMSTPPDIHSPTSPGNDLFGADLFAPPAQNVSLPSNQNSSIPAELFNTTPASTMNALGSLSVGPASVTQTPGTAPSPWCQTLTMFSPQGGVPQVTVPGALPKPFPQPSAIGGLPAPAWVPPGASPFGPPAATQAWGQPGTPAPFGAWPTSGPMASTFQPNQFHQRMTPSAMMGGQQGAVVPSRPPPHPPVKEEPPTVKSAFTALDPLGEKEKKTGKVMFKDFQMVKPQTAEQRNDPSTNGSFDQYFSSKVGLAQEVADHDDFGINQISVSSNGPSKLAPQQFSPLGLTLTPTTGLLDSAFTPNPSSIPSNPTLAAGSNIFDDTFGNYPFGAPPLNTSTPATQSANSAEAFGDPFGGNPFA, encoded by the exons ATGTCACAGCCACCTGATGCTGAGCCTGTCACAGTTGTACCTGCTGCCCCAGCAGAACCCACCACTGAACCAACATTCCCCACCACAACTGCCGCAGCACCAACTGCACTTGCAACCAAGGCTTCATTCtggagggagagaaaaaaag TCTCAGAGAAGACCGATGAGTTTCTGCTGGCCAGGTTTCAGGGTGATGGAGTGAGGTATAAAGCCAAGCTTATTGGTGTGGATGATGTCCCAGAAGCCAAAGGGGATAAAATGTCTCAGGATTCCATGATGAAACTAAAg GGCATGGCAATAGCTGCTCGTTCTCAAGGCAAGCACAAGCAAAGAATCTGGGTGAACATCTCTCTAACAGGAATCAAAATTTTGGATGAGAAAACGGGG GTTATAGAACATGAACATGTGGTGAATAAGATCTCATTCATCGCTCGAGATGTCACTGATAACCGGGCGTTTGGATATGTGTGTGGAGCAGAGGGACAGCACCAGTTCTTTGCTATTAAGACTGCTCAGCAG GCTGAGTCTCTGGTCATTGATTTGAAGGACTTATTTCAGCTGATCTTCAACATGAAGAAGAAAGAGGAGGAGGCTGCACTGAAG GGTGACGCAAATGGCTCCATGATCAAG AATGGTGGTGATGCTTTACTCAACCTGGATGgcaaagaaaatgctgtgaat ACTGTGGATCAGATGGACCTGTTTGGAGATATGTCCACCCCACCTGACATTCACTCTCCTACG TCACCTGGAAATGACCTGTTTGGAGCTGACCTCTTTGCTCCACCAGCCCAGAATGTGTCTTTGCCCTCAAACCAAAACTCCTCCATTCCAGCTGAACTATTCAACACCACACCAGCCTCCACCATGAATGCTCTTG GTTCATTGTCTGTGGGCCCTGCTTCTGTCACTCAAACTCCTGGAACAGCCCCTTCTCCATGGTGTCAGACACTCACAATGTTTTCTCCTCAGGGTGGTGTTCCTCAAGTAACAGTTCCAGGGGCACTGCCAAAACCTTTCCCTCAACCGTCTGCCATTGGaggcctgcctgcacctgcatgGGTGCCACCAGGAGCTTCACCTTTTGGTCCACCAGCTGCCACACAAGCCTGGGGTCAACCAGGAACCCCAGCACCTTTTGGGGCCTGGCCCACCTCTGGTCCTATGGCCAGTACATTCCAACCAAACCAATTCCATCAAAGGATGACTCCTAGTGCAATGATGGGTGGGCAGCAGGGTGCTGTGGTTCCCTCTCGTCCTCCACCACATCCCCCGGTGAAAGAAGAACCCCCAACAGTCAAAAGTGCCTTCACAGCTTTGGACCCCCTTGGGGAGAAGGAAAAgaaaactggaaaagtcatgttcAAAGATTTCCAGATGGTCAAGCCCCAGACAGCTGAACAAAGAAATGATCCAAGCACCAATGGCTCCTTCGACCAGTACTTTTCCAGCAAGGTTGGCTTGGCTCAAGAGGTGGCAGACCATGATGACTTTGGTATTAACCAAATATCAGTTAGCTCAAATG GGCCGTCTAAACTTGCTCCTCAGCAGTTCTCCCCTCTGGGTCTGACCCTAACCCCAACAACAGGGCTTTTGGATTCTGCCTTTACTCCTAATCCATCCTCTATACCTTCAAACCCAACTCTTGCAGCAGGCTCAAACATTTTTGATGACACTTTTGGAAATTACCCATTTGGCGCACCACCCCtgaataca AGCACTCCAGCCACTCAGTCTGCTAACTCTGCAGAAGCTTTTGGAGACCCTTTTGGGGGAAATCCATTTGCCTGA